A part of Acropora palmata chromosome 6, jaAcrPala1.3, whole genome shotgun sequence genomic DNA contains:
- the LOC141883996 gene encoding uncharacterized protein LOC141883996, which translates to MVEKSAKERIRNLNSSSPAIEGEPSTGHQDTTLDLNLSCIGLGTSTSENTTVDLDVSCIEPGTSVNTSSCENSTFELNVSCIEPDTSVNTSSSENTTIELNVSCTEPGTSTSENTTVDVNVQHKSVQTLMDSMQSKLLRETEVLQGKLATTRQALQRQTAKNKYLKKKDSVR; encoded by the exons ATGGTTGAAAA ATCGGCCAAAGAAAGGATAAGAAATTTGAATTCGTCTAGCCCAGCCATTGAGGGAGAGCCATCGACTGGTCATCAGGACACCACTCTTGATTTAAAT TTGAGTTGCATAGGGCTAGGGACGAGTACAAGTGAAAACACCACTGTTGATCTAGAT GTGAGTTGCATAGAGCCAGGTACAAGTGTAAATACCAGTTCATGTGAGAACAGCACTTTTGAACTGAAT GTGAGTTGCATAGAGCCAGATACAAGTGTAAATACCAGTTCAAGTGAGAACACCACTATTGAACTGAAT GTCAGTTGCACAGAGCCAGGTACAAGTACAAGTGAGAACACCACTGTTGATGTAAAT GTACAACATAAGTCTGTGCAAACCCTAATGGACTCGATGCAAAGCAAACTACTTCGAGAAACGGAAGTTCTGCAAGGGAAGCTTGCAACCACACGTCAGGCCCTCCAGCGACAGACTGCCAAAAATAaatacctaaaaaaaaaagatagtgTCAGATAA